In one Paracoccus everestensis genomic region, the following are encoded:
- a CDS encoding lipopolysaccharide assembly protein LapA domain-containing protein — MRFLRLIFVVALAIVLIAVALANRETVTLSAFPANFGQYLGGRWSVALPLFLVIFLAFALGMLAGLVWEWLRESHIRREARAQAFRAAQLESEVGHLRNRHAAPKDDVLAILERPGTTVPALPVASAEPAPGTTLPARR; from the coding sequence ATGCGCTTTCTTCGACTGATCTTCGTGGTGGCTTTGGCAATCGTCCTGATCGCCGTTGCCTTGGCCAATCGTGAAACGGTGACGCTGTCGGCCTTTCCCGCGAATTTCGGGCAGTATCTGGGCGGACGCTGGTCGGTTGCCTTGCCGCTGTTCCTGGTGATCTTTCTGGCCTTTGCCTTGGGGATGCTGGCGGGCCTGGTCTGGGAATGGCTGCGCGAATCCCACATCCGCCGCGAGGCCCGCGCGCAGGCCTTTCGCGCCGCCCAGCTGGAGAGCGAGGTAGGCCACCTGCGCAACCGCCACGCCGCCCCCAAGGATGACGTTCTGGCGATCTTGGAGCGCCCCGGGACCACGGTGCCTGCGCTGCCTGTGGCTTCGGCCGAACCGGCGCCCGGCACCACGCTGCCCGCCAGGCGCTGA
- the ihfB gene encoding integration host factor subunit beta gives MIRSELIQLIADENPHLFRRDVERIVNTVFEEIIDAMARGDRVELRGFGAFSVKKRDSRTGRNPRTGEAVDVDQKYVPFFKTGKLLRDRLNGEA, from the coding sequence ATGATCCGGTCCGAACTGATCCAGCTGATCGCTGACGAAAACCCGCATCTGTTCCGTCGCGATGTAGAGCGGATCGTGAACACCGTGTTCGAGGAAATCATCGACGCCATGGCGCGCGGCGACAGGGTCGAACTGCGCGGCTTTGGCGCCTTTTCCGTCAAGAAGCGCGACTCGCGAACCGGCCGCAACCCGCGCACGGGCGAGGCCGTGGATGTGGACCAGAAATACGTCCCCTTTTTCAAGACCGGCAAACTGTTGCGTGATCGGTTGAACGGGGAGGCCTGA
- the rpsA gene encoding 30S ribosomal protein S1, which yields MCAKATMEEFEALLNESFDIDTPDEGSVVKGRVIAIEAGQAIIDVGYKMEGRVDLKEFANPGEEPNIKVGDEVEVYLDRVENARGEASISREKARREEAWDRLERAYADEERVEGAIFGRVKGGFTVDLGGAVAFLPGSQVDVRPVRDAGPLMGLKQPFQILKMDRRRGNIVVSRRAILEESRAEQRAEVIANLTEGQTVDGVVKNITEYGAFVDLGGVDGLLHVTDMAWRRVNHPSEILAIGETLKVQVIKINKDSHRISLGMKQLQADPWDTVGDKFPIGSVHQGRVTNITDYGAFVELEAGVEGLVHVSEMSWTKKNVHPGKIVSTSQEVEVMVLEIDEAKRRVSLGLKQTQRNPWEVFAETHPSGTVIEGEVKNITEFGLFVGLEGDIDGMVHLSDISWDARGEDAIQDFRKGDVVKAVVQDVDVEKERISLSIKSLENEHMAEAVDGVKRGTVVTVEVTAIEEGGVEVEYNGVKSFIRRSDLARDRQDQRPERFQVGDKVDARVTNIDTKTRRLGLSIKAREIAEEKEAIDQYGSSDSGASLGDILGAALNRNA from the coding sequence ATGTGCGCTAAAGCGACCATGGAGGAATTCGAAGCCCTCCTGAACGAAAGCTTCGACATCGACACCCCGGACGAAGGTTCGGTTGTCAAAGGCCGTGTCATCGCCATCGAGGCGGGCCAGGCCATCATCGACGTCGGCTACAAGATGGAAGGCCGCGTCGATCTGAAAGAATTCGCAAATCCCGGCGAAGAACCCAACATCAAGGTTGGCGACGAAGTCGAGGTTTATCTGGACCGCGTGGAAAATGCCCGCGGCGAAGCCAGCATCAGCCGCGAAAAAGCCCGCCGCGAAGAAGCCTGGGACCGTCTGGAAAGAGCCTATGCCGATGAAGAGCGCGTCGAAGGCGCCATCTTCGGTCGCGTCAAGGGCGGCTTCACTGTCGATCTGGGCGGCGCCGTGGCCTTCCTGCCCGGTTCGCAGGTCGATGTGCGCCCCGTGCGCGACGCCGGCCCGCTGATGGGCCTGAAGCAGCCGTTCCAGATCCTGAAAATGGACCGCCGCCGTGGCAACATTGTCGTGTCGCGCCGCGCCATCCTGGAAGAAAGCCGCGCCGAACAGCGCGCCGAAGTCATTGCCAACCTGACCGAAGGTCAGACGGTCGACGGCGTGGTCAAGAACATCACCGAATACGGGGCGTTCGTCGATCTGGGCGGTGTTGACGGGCTGCTGCACGTCACCGACATGGCCTGGCGCCGCGTCAACCACCCGTCCGAAATCCTGGCGATCGGCGAGACCCTGAAAGTTCAGGTCATCAAGATCAACAAGGACAGCCACCGCATCAGCCTGGGCATGAAGCAGCTGCAGGCCGATCCGTGGGATACCGTGGGCGACAAGTTCCCGATCGGTTCGGTCCACCAGGGCCGCGTGACCAACATCACCGACTACGGCGCCTTTGTCGAACTGGAAGCCGGTGTCGAGGGTCTGGTCCACGTCAGTGAAATGAGCTGGACCAAGAAGAACGTCCATCCGGGCAAGATCGTCTCCACCTCGCAAGAGGTCGAAGTAATGGTTCTGGAAATCGACGAAGCCAAGCGCCGCGTGTCGCTGGGCCTGAAGCAGACGCAGCGCAACCCGTGGGAAGTGTTCGCGGAAACCCATCCGTCGGGCACCGTGATCGAGGGCGAAGTCAAGAACATCACCGAATTCGGTCTGTTCGTCGGCCTCGAAGGCGATATCGACGGCATGGTCCACCTGTCGGACATCTCGTGGGATGCCCGTGGCGAGGATGCGATCCAGGACTTCCGCAAGGGCGACGTGGTGAAAGCGGTCGTCCAGGACGTGGATGTCGAGAAAGAGCGCATCAGCCTGTCGATCAAGTCGCTGGAAAACGAGCACATGGCCGAAGCCGTTGACGGCGTGAAGCGTGGCACGGTCGTGACCGTCGAAGTCACCGCCATCGAAGAAGGCGGGGTCGAGGTGGAATACAACGGCGTCAAGTCGTTCATCCGCCGTTCGGATCTGGCCCGCGACCGTCAGGACCAGCGTCCCGAGCGGTTCCAGGTCGGCGACAAGGTCGATGCCCGCGTTACCAACATCGACACCAAGACCCGCCGTCTGGGCCTGTCGATCAAGGCGCGCGAGATTGCCGAGGAAAAGGAAGCCATCGACCAGTACGGATCGTCCGATTCGGGCGCGTCGCTGGGCGACATCCTGGGCGCCGCGCTGAACCGCAACGCCTGA
- the modA gene encoding molybdate ABC transporter substrate-binding protein, producing MRPALLAAALTLSAAPAWAEDVSVFAAASLKNALDEVAAQFTAQTGNTVTISYAGSNALAKQIIEGAPADLFLSANAEWMDQVDQAGLVQDRADILGNRLVLIGHGDAAPVRISAGTDLAGMLNGGKLAMALVDSVPAGQYGKAALENLGLWDDVGADVAQSDNVRAALVLVAAGEAPYGIVYATDAAAEDDVAIVGNFPADSYPTITYPAALLTEAADDADRAFFDAIRWDAADEVFAKHGFTVTD from the coding sequence GTGCGCCCTGCCCTGCTGGCCGCCGCCCTGACCCTGTCTGCCGCGCCCGCCTGGGCCGAGGATGTCAGCGTCTTCGCCGCCGCCTCCCTGAAGAACGCGCTTGATGAGGTCGCGGCACAGTTCACGGCCCAGACGGGCAACACGGTGACGATTTCATATGCCGGATCCAACGCGCTTGCCAAACAGATCATCGAGGGGGCGCCCGCCGATCTGTTCCTGTCGGCCAATGCGGAATGGATGGATCAGGTCGACCAAGCAGGGCTTGTGCAGGACCGCGCCGATATCCTGGGCAACCGCCTGGTGCTGATCGGCCATGGCGATGCTGCACCCGTGCGGATTTCGGCGGGCACCGACTTGGCTGGGATGCTGAATGGCGGCAAACTGGCGATGGCCCTGGTGGATTCCGTTCCCGCCGGTCAGTACGGCAAGGCGGCATTGGAAAACCTGGGGCTTTGGGACGACGTGGGCGCCGATGTCGCGCAATCGGACAATGTGCGCGCGGCTTTGGTCCTGGTCGCTGCGGGCGAGGCACCTTACGGCATCGTCTATGCCACCGATGCGGCCGCCGAAGATGATGTGGCGATTGTGGGGAATTTTCCTGCGGACAGCTATCCCACGATCACCTATCCTGCCGCCCTTTTGACAGAGGCTGCCGATGACGCCGACCGCGCATTTTTCGACGCCATAAGGTGGGATGCCGCGGACGAGGTCTTTGCAAAACATGGCTTTACGGTGACGGACTGA
- the modB gene encoding molybdate ABC transporter permease subunit: MTDWLTPEAWQALRLSLKVSLWAVATSLPLGILAAYALARWRFPGHGLLNGLVHLPLVLPPVVTGYLLLLTFGRRGWVGQWLDGIGIVLAFRWTGAALAAAIMAFPLMVRAIRLSIEAVDPRLEQAASTLGAPRAWVFLTVTLPLILPGILAGAILAFAKAMGEFGATITFVSNIPGQTQTLPSAIYAFLQVPGGEAAAARLVIIAVAVAMGALFLSEWLSRAIARRIRGA, translated from the coding sequence GTGACCGACTGGCTGACCCCCGAGGCGTGGCAGGCCCTTCGACTGTCATTGAAGGTATCGCTGTGGGCCGTGGCAACCAGCCTGCCTCTGGGGATCCTTGCAGCCTATGCCCTGGCGCGATGGCGTTTTCCGGGACACGGCCTGCTGAACGGGCTGGTGCATCTGCCGCTGGTCTTGCCGCCCGTTGTCACGGGCTATCTGTTGCTGCTGACCTTTGGACGGCGCGGATGGGTCGGGCAATGGCTGGACGGGATCGGCATCGTTCTGGCATTCCGCTGGACCGGCGCAGCCCTGGCCGCCGCGATCATGGCATTTCCCCTGATGGTCCGCGCCATCCGCCTGTCGATCGAGGCGGTGGATCCCCGGCTGGAACAGGCCGCATCCACACTCGGCGCCCCACGGGCCTGGGTGTTCCTGACCGTCACCCTGCCCCTGATCCTGCCCGGCATCCTCGCGGGCGCGATCCTGGCATTCGCAAAGGCCATGGGGGAATTCGGCGCCACCATCACATTCGTATCGAACATCCCCGGCCAGACGCAGACCCTGCCATCGGCCATCTATGCATTCCTGCAGGTGCCGGGAGGAGAGGCTGCGGCGGCGCGGCTGGTCATCATCGCCGTCGCCGTCGCCATGGGCGCGCTGTTCCTGTCGGAATGGCTGTCGCGGGCCATTGCCCGGCGCATTCGGGGCGCGTGA
- the modC gene encoding molybdenum ABC transporter ATP-binding protein: MMLTVALRHAFPGFLLDAAFDAPSGLTALFGHSGSGKTTIVNAVAGLLRPDHGRIADGGTVLTDSRQGIFLPPHRRGIGYVFQDARLFPHLTVRQNLLYGHWFTGRGRQSDLDRVTEMLGIGPLLSRRPAALSGGERQRVALGRAILSHPRLLLMDEPLAALDQPRKDEILPYLERLRDHAGLPILYVTHSPAEVARLATTIVLVVGGRVTAAGPAAQMLSDPAIAPMLGLAEIGAVLTARVCGQDADGLTRLATPAGALFLPRVAAPVGSILRLRILAQDVMIATIPPQGISALNVIPATVRDLTDSEGSVLVRLDAGGQAILSRITARSARALDLHPGKPVHAVLKAVSVAPGTIGFSAG, translated from the coding sequence GTGATGCTGACCGTCGCGCTGCGTCATGCCTTTCCGGGCTTCCTGCTGGATGCGGCCTTCGATGCCCCATCGGGGCTGACGGCGTTGTTCGGACATTCGGGTTCGGGAAAGACCACCATCGTCAACGCCGTCGCAGGGCTTCTGCGGCCTGACCACGGGCGCATCGCTGACGGCGGCACCGTGCTGACAGACAGCCGCCAAGGCATCTTCCTGCCGCCGCACCGGCGCGGCATCGGCTATGTCTTCCAGGATGCAAGGCTGTTTCCGCACCTGACGGTCCGGCAGAACCTGCTGTACGGCCACTGGTTCACAGGCCGCGGGCGGCAATCCGACCTGGACCGCGTGACAGAAATGCTGGGCATCGGTCCGCTGCTGTCCCGTCGCCCCGCCGCGCTGTCGGGGGGCGAGCGCCAGCGCGTCGCGCTTGGCCGGGCAATCCTGTCCCATCCCCGGCTGCTGTTGATGGACGAGCCTCTGGCGGCCCTGGACCAGCCCCGCAAGGACGAGATCCTTCCCTATCTGGAACGCCTGCGCGATCATGCCGGGCTGCCGATCCTTTATGTCACCCATTCCCCGGCCGAGGTCGCGCGCCTGGCCACCACCATCGTCCTGGTGGTCGGGGGCCGCGTGACGGCTGCCGGACCAGCGGCGCAGATGCTGTCGGATCCCGCCATCGCCCCCATGCTGGGCCTTGCCGAAATCGGTGCTGTGCTGACCGCGCGGGTATGCGGGCAGGACGCGGATGGCCTGACCCGGCTTGCAACCCCTGCCGGGGCGCTGTTCCTGCCCCGGGTCGCGGCCCCTGTGGGCAGCATTCTGCGGCTGCGGATCCTGGCCCAGGACGTGATGATCGCGACCATCCCGCCGCAAGGCATCTCGGCGCTGAACGTCATCCCTGCCACGGTCCGCGACCTGACCGACAGCGAGGGCAGCGTGCTGGTGCGCCTGGATGCCGGGGGTCAGGCGATCCTGTCGCGCATCACCGCCCGGTCCGCCCGCGCCCTTGACCTGCATCCCGGCAAGCCGGTTCACGCCGTGCTGAAGGCGGTTTCCGTGGCACCCGGAACGATCGGCTTTTCCGCAGGCTGA
- a CDS encoding metallophosphoesterase family protein has product MTRIVHLSDLHFGFHRAELVEPLLDRVNDAGADLVVVTGDVTHRARADQYAEAAAFLGRVQAPLMVLPGNHDVPLYNLPVRFLAPWHGFRRAVGPDLTPTRQVGSVRVLALNSVDPLAVQRGVIRSGEIARLERSLDPTCMNIVALHHPLEHLAQVDKELTRRAPQALARLERAGAQIALSGHLHVWATGAMLDQTAHPSLLQVQAGTALCARLSDRQSEFAVLQIDGALLTIERHIAPMGQGFQAPEYEYFSRESGIWVAHQPAEKPIVPGATETAFSTA; this is encoded by the coding sequence GTGACGCGCATCGTCCATCTGTCCGACCTGCATTTCGGGTTTCACCGGGCCGAGCTGGTCGAACCCCTTCTGGATCGTGTGAACGACGCGGGGGCCGATCTGGTGGTGGTGACGGGCGATGTCACCCACCGCGCCCGCGCCGATCAATACGCCGAGGCGGCGGCGTTCCTGGGGCGCGTCCAGGCACCACTGATGGTGCTGCCCGGCAATCACGACGTGCCGCTGTATAACCTGCCGGTGCGGTTCCTGGCGCCTTGGCACGGCTTTCGGCGGGCAGTCGGACCGGACCTGACGCCCACGCGCCAGGTTGGCTCGGTTCGGGTTCTTGCGCTGAACAGCGTCGATCCCTTGGCCGTGCAGCGGGGTGTGATCCGGAGCGGAGAGATCGCGCGGCTGGAACGCAGTCTCGATCCGACTTGCATGAACATCGTGGCGCTGCATCATCCGCTGGAACATCTGGCGCAGGTAGACAAGGAACTGACGCGCCGCGCCCCGCAGGCCTTGGCGCGGCTGGAACGCGCGGGGGCGCAGATCGCGCTGTCAGGGCACCTGCACGTCTGGGCGACGGGCGCCATGCTGGACCAGACTGCGCATCCGAGCCTGCTGCAGGTGCAAGCAGGGACGGCGCTGTGCGCGCGACTGTCGGACCGGCAAAGCGAATTTGCGGTCTTGCAGATCGACGGCGCGTTGCTGACCATCGAACGGCATATCGCGCCCATGGGGCAGGGATTTCAGGCGCCTGAATATGAATATTTCTCTCGTGAAAGCGGCATCTGGGTCGCCCATCAGCCTGCGGAAAAGCCGATCGTTCCGGGTGCCACGGAAACCGCCTTCAGCACGGCGTGA
- a CDS encoding diacylglycerol/lipid kinase family protein, protein MRDTADKVDLSACRLCVIRNRGSGKQDDQAETIRAALQDKVAEFALRETDRGDRLIHLARQAVADGFDIVVAAGGDGTQSAVAGALAGTGTMMGVLPGGTFNYFARDLGVGETIEEGLETLQDARPRAVDIGQIEDLVFLNNVSLGAYPHILKTREGIYKRWGRSRMAAYWSVLVALRRLRHPMRLTAKVDGQERRFTTALVFVARSAYQLDAFGLDGADAIRAGNMAVLIAKARKPLPLLRSAFRLALGLSAKDSDFDLIVTDSLVIDTGQFRQLIAHDGEKTRMKTPFHVQVLHGALTVLVPADGGKTQDPAA, encoded by the coding sequence ATGCGCGATACAGCCGACAAGGTCGATCTTTCCGCGTGCAGGTTGTGCGTGATCCGCAACCGTGGATCGGGCAAGCAGGACGACCAGGCGGAAACGATCCGCGCGGCGCTGCAAGACAAGGTGGCCGAATTTGCCCTGCGGGAAACCGACCGGGGCGACCGGCTTATCCATCTGGCCCGGCAGGCGGTGGCCGACGGTTTCGATATCGTCGTGGCAGCGGGCGGGGACGGCACGCAATCGGCGGTCGCGGGTGCCCTGGCGGGCACCGGTACGATGATGGGGGTTCTGCCGGGGGGGACGTTCAATTACTTCGCGCGCGACTTGGGCGTGGGCGAAACGATCGAGGAAGGGCTGGAAACCCTTCAGGATGCCCGCCCCCGGGCAGTTGACATCGGCCAGATCGAGGATCTGGTGTTTTTGAACAATGTCAGCCTGGGCGCCTATCCGCATATCCTGAAGACGCGCGAAGGGATTTACAAACGCTGGGGCCGGTCGCGCATGGCGGCCTATTGGTCGGTGCTGGTGGCGCTGCGCCGGTTGCGCCATCCAATGCGCCTGACGGCCAAGGTCGATGGGCAGGAACGGCGCTTTACCACAGCCCTCGTGTTCGTGGCACGCAGCGCCTATCAGTTGGACGCCTTCGGCCTGGACGGGGCCGATGCGATCCGCGCGGGAAACATGGCGGTGCTGATCGCCAAGGCGCGCAAGCCCCTGCCGCTTCTTCGGTCAGCCTTCCGGCTGGCCCTGGGCCTCAGCGCGAAAGACAGCGACTTCGACCTGATCGTGACCGACAGCCTGGTGATCGACACCGGCCAGTTTCGCCAGCTGATCGCGCACGACGGTGAAAAGACCCGCATGAAAACCCCGTTTCACGTCCAGGTCCTGCACGGAGCCCTGACGGTGCTGGTTCCGGCCGATGGCGGCAAGACCCAGGATCCGGCCGCGTGA
- a CDS encoding formate dehydrogenase subunit delta, which produces MSPEKMVTMANQIATFFDTQPGDAPDKIADHLKDYWEPRMREQLKSYIAAGGAGLRPSVEQAMHRL; this is translated from the coding sequence ATGTCGCCTGAAAAGATGGTCACCATGGCCAACCAGATCGCCACCTTTTTCGACACCCAGCCAGGCGATGCCCCGGACAAGATCGCCGATCACCTGAAGGATTACTGGGAACCGCGGATGCGCGAGCAGTTGAAATCCTATATCGCCGCAGGGGGTGCGGGGCTGCGCCCCTCGGTCGAACAGGCAATGCATCGTCTTTGA
- the fdhD gene encoding formate dehydrogenase accessory sulfurtransferase FdhD has product MTLPQPFGVSDAIHHRPGSSVAVTRALPEEMAIAMVYDGTTHAVMMATPADVDDFAVGFSLTEGIVDGIHQIASCDVIPHSKGIEAQMWLAEDRGEALAARRRTLAGPVGCGLCGIDSIEAAMRSLPSLAATGPILTAQEITAATESLRGWQPLHDRTRAVHAAGFMLPGQGVVLAREDVGRHNALDKLIGAMARQGIDPAQGAIVLTSRVSTEMVQKCVMAGCAILVAVSAPTLHALRLAEGAGLTLAAFARGEGFDLFTHPERLRAKVSDVA; this is encoded by the coding sequence ATGACCCTGCCGCAGCCCTTCGGGGTCTCGGACGCGATCCATCACAGACCGGGCAGCAGCGTTGCGGTAACGCGCGCGCTGCCCGAGGAAATGGCCATTGCCATGGTCTATGATGGAACCACCCATGCCGTGATGATGGCGACGCCCGCCGACGTGGACGACTTCGCGGTGGGTTTTTCGCTGACGGAAGGCATCGTGGACGGCATTCATCAGATCGCCAGTTGCGACGTGATCCCCCATTCCAAGGGGATCGAGGCGCAGATGTGGCTGGCCGAGGATCGGGGCGAAGCCCTGGCCGCCCGGCGCCGGACATTGGCCGGTCCGGTCGGCTGCGGCCTGTGCGGCATCGACAGCATCGAGGCCGCGATGCGGTCCCTGCCCAGCCTTGCCGCGACGGGGCCGATCCTGACCGCCCAGGAAATCACGGCCGCCACGGAATCCCTGCGCGGCTGGCAGCCCTTGCACGACCGGACGCGGGCCGTCCATGCGGCAGGCTTCATGCTGCCGGGTCAGGGTGTTGTCCTGGCGAGGGAGGATGTGGGCCGCCACAACGCCCTGGACAAGCTGATCGGGGCCATGGCGCGCCAGGGGATCGACCCGGCCCAGGGCGCCATTGTCCTGACCAGCCGGGTCTCGACCGAGATGGTGCAGAAATGCGTGATGGCGGGCTGCGCCATCTTGGTCGCCGTGTCTGCCCCCACGCTGCACGCCCTGCGTCTTGCGGAAGGGGCGGGCCTGACCCTTGCCGCCTTTGCGCGGGGCGAAGGCTTTGATCTGTTCACCCACCCCGAACGCCTGCGGGCAAAGGTTTCCGATGTCGCCTGA